A window from Megalobrama amblycephala isolate DHTTF-2021 linkage group LG9, ASM1881202v1, whole genome shotgun sequence encodes these proteins:
- the marcksl1b gene encoding MARCKS-related protein 1-B gives MGSQASKGGVAVEGKAAAADPAAVKTNGQENGHVKTNGDVSAKAEGDAATTNGSAEAAKESEAGAGDAIEPAPAAEGEAAKPESEATKETPKKKKKKFSLKNSFKFKGISLKKNKKSNEVKEEAAAAAAPATEEKPEENGAAAEEKKEEEAKAEETPAPAETPKAEETAAKAEEPAAPKEEAAAPAAEPTKPTEETSSTPAPSEQKE, from the exons ATGGGATCCCAGGCATCAAAGGGAGGAGTGGCTGTGGAGGGGAAAGCCGCCGCTGCTGACCCGGCTGCCGTCAAGACTAACGGACAG GAGAACGGGCACGTTAAGACCAATGGCGACGTCTCTGCCAAGGCAGAGGGAGACGCCGCCACCACCAACGGTTCTGCGGAGGCAGCTAAGGAATCTGAGGCTGGAGCCGGCGATGCCATTGAGCCCGCGCCCGCTGCCGAGGGAGAGGCCGCCAAACCAGAGAGCGAGGCCACCAAGGAGACccccaagaagaagaagaagaagttcTCCCTGAAGAACTCCTTCAAATTCAAGGGCATCTCGCTGAAGAAGAACAAGAAGAGCAATGAGGTGAAGGAAGAGGCCGCCGCCGCTGCTGCTCCAGCCACTGAAGAGAAGCCAGAGGAGAACGGGGCGGCCGCCGAGGAGAAGaaggaggaggaagccaagGCCGAGGAGACACCCGCCCCCGCCGAGACCCCCAAGGCCGAGGAAACCGCAGCCAAGGCTGAGGAGCCTGCTGCCCCCAAGGAAGAGGCTGCTGCACCTGCTGCAGAGCCCACAAAACCAACAGAGGAGACCAGCTCAACACCTGCACCATCCGAACAGAAGGAGTGA